cctCCTTTTATCACTTATAACTTAGACGCCCCCAAGATGGGGAAAATAAATCACAACACATTCTTAAAAAGGGCAGGCAGATAGTTATTTTAGAGTTTGACAATGTAGAAAGTGCTTATtaagctaaaagaaaaagaaattatatatccATGATCTCtagatattaacttttttttttttttaagcattaggGAGAAACAAGCCAGCCGAGAGAACGGGTAGAATTAGGGTAATCTGCtcctctgctcttctgcctgCAGGTCTGTATCCTGCACAAATGCAAAAGTGGTGTCTCCATCACCATCCTTACAAATAATCTTTGCAATGAACACCCAACGGCATACATCTCAGACCCCAAAACCCCACTTGTGGGACTCGTTTATTCTCCATCACTGAAGTCTGTTTCCTACATAATACTTTGTGACACGCAGTCAATGGACGTGTGCCCGTACGTGGGTACTGACTTTTAAAGTAGTGCTTCCCTCTGTCACACTGGAGGCCCCGAGAGCGACGGACTGGTCATTATCTGCCTCAGCTGTGGCCGAGTCCTGCACACACTGGGCACCAGGAAATAATCGCTCTATGCATAAATGAAAAGACGACCCAAAGAAATACCTCAAACAAGGATGAAagggaataaaattttaaagccaaACAGTTCTCATGAAAAGTCATATGAACTTTACACTCCCTACACATGTAAGACTTCCCATCACACCATATAATTTAAAGGAACAAAAACACTTACACTGCTCTGAAAGGTAAAAGAAGATAGTTCCTTTTTGGCTTtgattaagaaacaaaaatcccCACCGCATTCCTACTGCCCCTCGTACATTCCGTGTATATGCTGTAGGTCCACCTTACTTATtaggatgatttttatttttattttttaaagattttatttatttatttgacagacagagatcacaagtaggcagagaggcaggcagagagagaggaggaagcaggctccccgctgagcagggagcctgattcggggctcgatcccaggaccctgggatcatgacccgagccgaaggcagaggctttaacccactgagccacccaggcgccccctattaggatgttttttaaagactttatgtgagagagacagagagcttcTGCGGAGCCGGGAGCcccactcggggcttgatcccaggacactgagatcatgacctgcgtgcgccaaaggcagatgctgaacccactgagccgcccaggcgcccctacgtaTTAGGATCTTCATCCAAAAAATTTTTACTTGAACCAATCTGTGTAAGAAGCTGATACATTAGGCCTGTTGACCTTTGGTCCACTTATCACAATAATTCCTCCCGTGTGTCTGGTCTTAGGCTGTATTTCCCTTCGAGCTACGAGCTACGGAAGCGTAAAGCTGTATGCAAGCCACTGTGTTCTCAGTTGTTTCTTCCGCTGCTTTTTGCTTAGagactctctcccctcccctccgcagGTTCAGGATGTGAGGTCCCAGGTGAAGTCCAGCACCGGTCCTATCCCCTCGGAACGGGCCACTGCGAAGCGCCCGGTTCCCGAGCACCCACAGGCTGACCTTTCCGACAAGCACTCAAGGTACGGGGGACACAGCAGTGCAAGACTGCACCAGTGGCCGGCAgcctttccttttctgattttttgtcCGAAAACCTCACCTCCCAGCCTCTGAAGATCTCCCTACAAACACATACAAGGTCTCATCACCACTGAAAGGCGGCACGAATCTGTTTCCGTATAAAGAGTACACCTGCCACACACAGCCACGCTGCGGCCCCATGAGCTTAGAGAGACTCGACCTCATCGGCCCAATTACGCAGTTTTCCTATGGCAACAGCGACACCTGTTCTGCAGAAGAGCGACAGGCACCTCGAATCACCTGCGACCAGGTGAAGCAAATCAGGACCCCCTGACTAAATGTCAAGCTCAGTGCCTGGACACCTTCAAGAGGAGGCGTGTGACCCCCGCCTCTTGGCTCTGCTCTTTTCAGATCTGTGTGCGGGAAGCCTGAGAGACAGCAAGTGAGGGACGCTCTGAAgccagagaagggaaagggaagagcacAAGCATCCGGCTGCGCAGAACAGCAGAGGGGAAGAGCCGCACCGGCGGCGCAGAGGCTCCCTCAGCCCGTGCCCGGGCCCCGCCTGCCCCCGGCGGAGCCCCCAGGCAGCGGGCCGGGCACAGCTGCCCTGCGTCCCTGAACTCAGGCCCTCTGGAGTGCCACACTGAAACGCTTGGATTATGCTGAATGCTACTGAGGAAGCgacaacaaaaaaaagatttttaaaggactttgattattttcccctttaatgAAAAAGACTCAGATAACCACATCTGGCCTCTGACTTTTAAAAGCGTTCATAGAATTTGCCCCTCGACTGCCAGGATCCCGTCCAGGCTTCAGAACGCCAGACCACTCTGCCACCCTCCGCCTGGGCCAGGCCGCCGTTGCTCGTCGTGTTCGGAAGGCGGTGACCTGGTCCTGGAGAAACCCTCAGAGAAGCAGATGCTATTTTTCAAACCTCAGGTCAGAGCCAACAAGAATAAAATCCTCCAGGGATGAAAGGGTAACAAAACCGGCCAAACAACTCCGTTCATGCGATCTGAGCGGAAGCCACGGGAAGAGAAGCACCGATGGGAGAAAAAAGCCAGACCAGGCACGGATGCGGCAGCATTCCGCCCCTCGGAATCTGAGGAGCAGCTTCTGGAAAGTGCTTCACTAAGTACGCCCGGCTCATGAACGGCAGAGGCTGAGCAGGTACAATTacgaaaataaaagtttttctttgtctcctttaGTTCTAAAACAGAGTATTGGGAGATGAGTAATATTTTTCAATGCAGATGTAGCAGGCATCTTTTTCTCTCAAAACCAGCCCTCAGGTCTTTGTTTcagccaaagaaaataaaagtagaatgttttcaagtttgagattagattttttttttttttaaagatttttatttatttgacagagagaaagcacaagcacgaggggcagcaggcagagggagagggagaagcaggatcccctcagagcagagcctgatgcagggatcgatcccaggactctgggatcataacctgagccgaaggcagatgcttagctgactgagccacacaggcatccagGTGAttagattttcaaatttaaaatgccGCCAGCTGCTCCTTCCTCACATAGCAGATAACAACTAAGCCGGCATCAAGGCCATGTCCTCAGGCCTCACTTTGTGCCAATCATACACATGCTatttttgttgtgggttttttttgtaggATATCCTAAAACGAAGTTTTCCTCTTCATATTGGAGCTGAGAATTGTATACCTATTGTGACTAAGACATCTGTTTTGCTGGACAGTTGGGACAGTATTTGAACTCAAAACTAGTGTCATGTTTTAAACAGAAAGAGTTCAAGAAAACCAAATGTTTTTAACTTATGGGTATTGGTATCGTTCTGAGCCCAGAGACCACAAAAATAACAGGCATCAAATTTTCATTGCTGCGGCTGAAGTGACTTTTTTTAGAACAAACCTACAGTAAATGACACCGTCGACATTCAGTCTTGGGGGTCAACACTAAGCACCCCACTCCTGCTCAAGCTGAGTGTCCATCCCCGGCGAGGCTCAGCAGGAAACTCACACCCACCTGCTCCTGGACTCCTGTCCTGGCATTCCTATGGGGCAGGTACTACCTTATCTCCCATCTTCGGTCCAGCAAATGGAGACTACGATGTTTAATCTGGGCAAGCTAATGTTAAAGGTCCGAACCAATAATATTCTAGAATATgtggcaaaatattttaagttcctCTTTAAAGATGCCCATTTATTATCTGTTTACTTACAGATATTACCAAAAACTAAGTACAAGAGAGTCATCAAGAAGAGTTAGCTTATACGGGATATCGCCAACTCCCCTGAAAAGTCGTTAAGATTCATCCCATCCTCACAAACGAAAACTGCCCTTAAAGAAAGTGTTCTACTGGGAACACCCGGTACCGAACCCATACTGCCCACTTGTGTTTCTGGCTGTTAAGGCTTGtcgtggggggcggggcagggggtgggtgaaGGGGGTGGCCCTGTGGCtggataaagaaaagaagaaaaccataCTCGGTCTGGTAATTAGGGGAGTAATGCGTTTTGAAGTGACTCCCTGATAATATTATATGCTCGGgcaaaaacataaaaagcaaaacaagcccATTTTGAGAACTATTAACTGAAAATCATTTCTGCTATGATATAGATTCTAAcgctataaaaaaggaaaaaattaaacccCATCCTTAATCACAACTTTGCTAGTTATTTCTACCGAAAGAGATTCTTGACTGTCTCTTGTATGTCATGTCTTCGGTCAACTGAATGTATGATCTTCAAAACATGAGTCATTGTTTAGAAGCTATCTGTGCACCGAACACATTCCCTGACTCTGTCTCCCAAAAGCTGCAGGGATGCGGGCACTAAAAGATTGTTAGAGAATGTGAGACTCTGGGGAGGTCATTTCAGTAactgacaataaaataaaaagagacttcGAATGCTCTCACTTACACACAAAATAATACATAGTTCCAGGAACCATGTGTGACTCCAATAACACATGAGGAAAGAAGATACTGGAATAGTAAAAAATGGGTCTAGTCTGAACAAACAACCTTCATATCTGCTCCATAAAACACAAGGATAActaccagtcttttttttttttttttttaagattttatatttatttgacagacagagattacaagtaggcagagaggcaggcagagagagaggacgaagcaggctctgcactgagcagagagccccatgtgggactcaatcccaggaccctgggatcatgacctgagccgaaggcagaggctttgacccagtgagcctcccaggcgccccgctgCCAATCTTACTAaagcctttattattattactattttttaagattttatgtgtttgaaAGTGATAGAGAACAAGCGCGTGCgtgcatgtgggggggggggcgttacagaaagagaagcagactccccactgagcagggaagccccacatggggctcaatcccaggaccccaggatcatgacctgggtgaaaggcagatgctcaactgactgagccacccagctgcccctttctAAGGcctttaagataaatattttattttatttttaagattttatttatttatttgacagagagagatcacaagtaggcagagaggcaggcagagagagaggaggaagcaggcaccctgctgagcagagagcccaatgtgggactcgatcccaggactctgagatcacgacccgaaccgaaggcagcggcttaacccactgagccacccaggcgccccaaagataaatattttaaatacagtttttgcAGACGGGAAAGAAGGGTCCAAAAATCAGTCTCCCTGCCCTTCTACGTGATCTGCCGATCCCTCACACTTGaaaaacaccaaaaccaaaaccgAAGGTGGGGCACGCCACCCATTTAAAGAGGACGGGCTGGCAGCCTGGCCCGGAGATGACACGCCCGCGGGGGCGTGGGGTGTCACTGGCCTGTGAAAGCCAGGCAAGAGCCCCACTCATGGGGCGGGCGGGCCTGCCAGGAAGAGCCTGCAGTGAAGCAAGTACAACGAAGCTCCACCCCACGGCCCCGGCCCCGGGCACCGGAGGGCACAGTGGCTTCTGCAGCGCAGAGGCCACCCGGGCGGGAAGCTGCAGCTGCACAGGCCTGAGCTCTGCGTGGCCagacccggggtggggggagagaggcagcAGGTGGACGCAGCCCCGCTCACACGCCCGGGGCTGCAGAAGGGACCGAAAACACTTAGCTCAGGGATGGTCCGGAAGGACAACGGATTGCACATGGGACTTGTCCTCATTTAATTATTACGAACTACTGAAAAGAGCCAATTCCCTGGGGCGGAGCCACAGTTTCCATGGGGTGTGACCTGTCAGCGAAGCGGGGCTCACAACAGTTCTACCACGAAACCAGAACCTTTTACTTTGACCCCAAGCCTAGAAACCACCCTGAAGAGCACAAGCccccaaaccacctccccccacTGCAGCTGTCACACAGTGCCACAATCTACAGTATGTGGGTACCCTGGAGCCAACATCTATAAAAGTAgctaaatttattataatttcagGAAGGTATTTCCTTCCTGCTGAATTtctaggttttgtttattttacagaccAGACAGGAAGTATGTTCATTATAGCGAGTTTTTGTGTTTATAAAAAGTATTacagaatttataaaaatgtctttaaaattatgCCATTAGATTTCATGTTTGGGGCTATCCACAAGCATTTACTGACCTGGCAAAAAACACTGTAACTTGGTTTATTTGGGCAGtgactgctttttatttttgaagcgggatgaatgaaaagaaactatgaaaggaaaataaatacatttttaaaattcacaaccTGTAATCAGCATTTACAACCTTTATTGGCTCATAGTATAAGAACACAAAAAGAGCTCAAAGGCTGCCTAGTCCATGCTTCGTCTGTATGGCATCTGTAATAATGATGCAGAAGGGCAAAGGGACTAATGTCAGAGTGAGTTAGAACACTACTCAAAAGCAAATGGGCTTTCTAAACGGGCAACGATACAACTTCTTATGGAAACCAGGAGTCGGGatttataaacaagaaaaaagtaattaCTATCACGTAGATGTTTTACCTGATCAGTTTTCTTCCTAAATTTCAAAGGTGATGACATCTCCATGCATTAATAATGAATCAAAATGCTTCTCTGGTCCCCTTTGCTCCTGCTACTAAACCTATTCATGCATTTCTGTAAGGTTCCAGAAAGGCAACTTCTTATCAATTAATTTTTATCAGATAAAGATGCCATGTTTTTAATCACGAATTCTTctctaaaaataatcataaactcACGTCAACAAGTCGAATTCTGTGATCACAAAACTTCTCTCCATATGTTGCTTCCTTTACTGGAAGGAGTTATAACATGATACAGAGTAACAGCATAAAATGAACTGTGAATAGTGCAGAACATGACAGTGTCTATCTACATCTATTCCAAAACAAAGTCTTAAGTAGATCTGAAACATCATGACTATAAGCTCGCTGAAGCCATCATCAGGGTTTTCTGCTGTAACATAAGGAGACCTCCAGCGGCTACTGTGTGCAGTGGGCAGCCCGAGGCCATCCAGGATGGCTGTGCCCAATTCTGACATAACGTTATGGGTAAATAACCCCTGGAAAATAAACCACAGACCCACAGTATATCGCATACTTTGGTAAACATGATTTGTGGATCGCTTTTCAGTTTTCCCGAAGGCTGATACAAATTTCAATCATTTGAATACGTAAGTGTTAATTCTGAGTCAGTAGCGGTCACCCAACCACCTACCATCATGTTTTGGTGCTAAGGGCTGTACCTTTCAATAAAGCtactgaaataaacaaaaacaaagggccAAAGACTTGTGCATGAATGCTTATAGTGTCCAGTAACATCCGAAAACTGGAAACATTTTCAATGTCCAcagcagatgaacagataaactgTGGCGTGCCCATGTGATGGAATCGGGACAGTGATAAACGCAGTGATGTGGACGAAATCTCAGAATGAGTATCCGaagtgaaacaagccaggcaAAAAGCACACAGTGTaggactccatttatatgaagttacAGAACATGCCAGCAAATCCAGTGACGGACAGAGCATCCGAAACTGCCCAGAGACACGGCGGAAGGAGGATGGAGTCTAAGGGGCCCGAGGGAGCTTTCAGGCTGAGGGGATGCCTGCCATGGGATCGTGGGGAGGGTTCTGCGGGTGCGGACGTAGAGAAGAACTAGTGCCTTATACAACTTAAATGTGTGCACTTCAGTCATGCTGCAGGTTAGGGGAGAGCTGCACACCCTAAATTCTCCCTCTTGTTCTCGTAGGAAGCTTAAAGGAAATCCCTTTAAAGCATGGTGCTGACAAGGCCGGAGACATGAGCCAGCTGCGAGCCACAAAGCCCGGGCTCCTCGTGTGCGCGGCCGTATGCGTCTGCGTTTTTCTTTATTTACGGAACCCGACCcctgaggaagcagaggaggaacCCACCTATCCGGCAGTAGTGGAATGTGGCTTTTATCCGGATGAACTGTGTTCAGCTTTACTCGAAGGGAAAGGGGCCGCCCTCCAAATCGCAAGATTTTGTAAAAACCCTCATGGTTCTCAAATTCTTGCGCATTTACGCACATCAGGAAATTGCTCTAGGATTTCCCAGGAGTTGCGTTTCATAACCAGACCCTTGTCTGCAGAAGAGGGCAATTTCTCTCTGGCATATATTATAACAATTCACAACGAGCTGGTGATGTTTGCACAGCTTCTCAGAGCGATTTATGTGCCTCAAAACGTTTACTGTATTCATGTCGATGAAAAGGCTCCGAAGAAGTACAAGACTGCGGTGCAAACCCTAGTGaactgttttgaaaatatttttatttcatcaaagAGAGTAAGAGTGGCCCACACTGGCTTTTCAAGACTCCAGGCAGATATTAACTGTATGAAAGACCTGGTCCGTTCCAAATTCCAATGGAACTACATCATTAACCTTCGCGGGCAGGATTTTCCAATCAAGACCAACAAAGAAATCATACATTACATCAGAAGCAAATGGAATGACAAAAACATCACTCCTGGAGTAGTCCAACCACCGAACGTGAAATCCCAGACAAGTGAAAGTCATCCTGAATCCACCCCTGAAGGAAATATCTACATATCTCCAAATAAAAGATTCAAGCACGAACCACCCCataatttaacaatttattttggAAGTGCTGACTACGTCCTGACCAGGAAGTTTGTAGAGTTTGTCCTGACTGACGCCCGCGCGAAGGACATGCTTCGTTGGTCCAAAGACATCCAGAGCCCGGAACGACATTACTGGGTGACTCTAAACCGACTGAGAGGTAAGAACAATCCGGCACGTGGCGTCTGTTCAAATCAGAGGCAATGACAGAAGTTTACTCTTGAGTGAAAACTCTATTTCACTGTTTTCTATGGCTTGGTAAATAGCTCTGCATTTTGCAAGACCTTCCACTTGAGTATGGGAAGCGCTTTGGTTTTAGGGGTCCCAAGTTTGCTGAGAGCGTGCCATGTTCCCACACCAGCCCAGCTGTTCCTGTTCCCTTTTTAGAAAGAAGTCCGACCAGCACCTGAGCAAGAATCTTCAGAAGCTTCTTCATTTAGTCATTAAATACTCCTGCGTACCTACTAAGTGCCAGACGTAATGCTAGGGGCTctttaagaatagaaaatattggggggcctggggggctcagctggttaagcaactgactttgcctcagatcatgatcctggggtcccaggattaagtccaacatcaggctccctgcccagtagggagtctgtttcttcctctgacctctcccctctcatgctgtctcattttctcaaataaataaataaagtctcaaaaaaaaagaaaatattaaaagtagtAATTTTGGGGGTGGCAGACAGGATACCTCAGATAGGTTccctgagaggcagagggagggctgATGGTCTTCCTTAGGTGACTGACTTTCTCTCTGCATAAAGCTGACCGGCTCCTGTAGGGGATGTGGCTTCAGGCTCCAACAGCTAAGCTCATCGGTCCCGATGACAGTGCAAGTGCCCAATCCAACAGAAACCATTTTAGGATCTTATTATAATCTTATTAGGATCTTATCATAATCTCTCAAAGCCAGTGAAAATCCTACTTCTGAATCCCCTCAGAGGGCTGTCATGGGGAAGACACCCTCCCAAGAAACCCAAGATCACCAGGCCCAGGGCACGCGGTGCGCGGTCAGCGACTTCGGGGCTGCAGGAAGGGGTGAGAGCGGAGCACAAGCGCCGGAACACGAGGCCAGCGTGGGGCCCCCACTGCCCCCAGAGCCTTAGCCCCTCGTCGGACGACAGTAGAGAGCCGAGCCCTTGTGGCGAGGCTGGACTTGCCCTGCACCCCGCCTCTCCCCCGGACTCCTGCCCagggagcaaggggaagggccAAGGTGCTGCCCACGCGCACCGGGCCATGCCTGTTCTGCTTCCCCCCCAGATGCCCCGGGAGCCACCCCAGACGCCGGCTGGGAAGGAGGTGTTCGCGCTGTGAAGTGGAGACACGAGGAGGGACGTGTTCATGACGGATGTAAAGGTAAAAATCGAACCAAACCAAAAGCCAGACTTCCCATTTGATGGAAACTGTCCAGCTGCCACTGGGGTCCTGTCGGGAGCCGCAGACGATCGAGCGCCCAACGGGGATGGGACGGGCGAGCTTCCCAAGCCACGgggtcaatttttttaaaacttcttatttaattataataccTAGACAGAAAAGTGCACAAATCCTAGGTATTTGGGTTGACACATTTTCACAGAGTGAAGCCAAAACTGGGTTGCAACTTTAAACGTTTAAGATAAAAATGCACAAAAGCTAGCGGGTTTCTTCCACCTGCTCCTAGaattcaaactcaacactcactTCAAAATGCTGTGTGTCTCCCGGGCTCTCCACCAGAACAGACGATCAGTAACAAACACAGGGGGAAGGTCCCAACCGGGTTCTTAAGTGGTTCTTGCTGAAGGAAGGTCTTTTTACCCTCAGGAGACTCTCCTGGGGAGCTGTGAATTCTTATCTGGTGTCCCCGAGGTTTTAGTTACCAGGACAATACAGAACAGCACGGCTCGGGTGGGGAGGGCGGTGTCCCTCGGTGGCGAACAGGCTGGAAAAGCACAGGCTGCTGGCAGGGTCTCCAACACCTGGAGCCCAGGGTCGGACGGCTGCCCGCGAGGAGCACATGACCTTGGGGACAAGCCAGAGGCCAGCGGTCACAGTGCCACATACACAGGTCCCACAGGGAGAGACGCAAACCCTCTGGGAGCCCGCACGGAAAGGCACACGAGGGGTCTGACCTTTATAGGGCCGCGGACGCGTGGGACGGAGAAGGCCGCAAGAGCGGAGCACATATGCGTGCGGGCGGCCGGGGCACAGCAGCCCTGTCCCAGGGGACCCGGCCTCCCTTTCCCGTCTGCACGGGGCTGCCCAGCCACGGCGGGGGCTGCCGCCGGGTACAGCCCCCTCCTCTCAGTGGGCATTTGGCTGTGGTCCTCGGGCATGAGTTACAATAGACCAGAGAGAACCGGGATCACCCAATTTTCAAGCTGTTTAAAAGACTGACCTAAAAGAAACAGGTTGCAGACAAATGGAAAGTCTAACACCTAACGCCAGAGTAATTCGAAGACAAGCAATTCCTGCTGCTGTGTATGCAGCCATCCTCCTGACAGGAACCAGGTCAGAAGGGCTGGAagaattttccagatttttaaaaaaatatttgttttcccttcccttttttttaagattttaattatttacttatttttttaaaattatttactgatttgacagagagagagcacaagcagagagaggggcggaagcaggctccccactgagcagagagcatgatgcgggactcgatcccaggacccggagatcatgacctgagccaaaggcagaggcttaacccactgagccacccaggcgccctgtagatatttttaataaatattttcaccaggattcAATTAGGAACCTAAGGAGCAACTTCAACCTTTCTTTACAAAACAGGCACTTGCTGCCATTACACAGATGTGGGGGAAACAAGCCTGGTCAATAAATGCTCGAGTGGGGCTCAGGGGCTCAAATGCTTCCTGAAAACATGATTCACTCACAGTATAAGAAGTCatgaaggaggggcacctgggtggctcggttgtta
This genomic interval from Mustela lutreola isolate mMusLut2 chromosome 9, mMusLut2.pri, whole genome shotgun sequence contains the following:
- the LOC131807470 gene encoding beta-1,3-galactosyl-O-glycosyl-glycoprotein beta-1,6-N-acetylglucosaminyltransferase 7-like, with translation MSQLRATKPGLLVCAAVCVCVFLYLRNPTPEEAEEEPTYPAVVECGFYPDELCSALLEGKGAALQIARFCKNPHGSQILAHLRTSGNCSRISQELRFITRPLSAEEGNFSLAYIITIHNELVMFAQLLRAIYVPQNVYCIHVDEKAPKKYKTAVQTLVNCFENIFISSKRVRVAHTGFSRLQADINCMKDLVRSKFQWNYIINLRGQDFPIKTNKEIIHYIRSKWNDKNITPGVVQPPNVKSQTSESHPESTPEGNIYISPNKRFKHEPPHNLTIYFGSADYVLTRKFVEFVLTDARAKDMLRWSKDIQSPERHYWVTLNRLRDAPGATPDAGWEGGVRAVKWRHEEGRVHDGCKGRYVHENCVYGLGDLPWITRSPSLFASTFDSTDPLVVTCLERWHRLRVLRQAEAPVEPHWRFPQDSHFSRRPSG